TTTTCACCAAAAATATACCCACTGTCCTGACACTTTATTTATCCAAAATTAGAGCCCGAAAGCCCTGCGCACTTTTTCGGCACCGACTCCTGCTATTTTAACCACCTTGGTGCGGCTTGCGTGGCCGGAAACAATTTCCACTTTGGAAGGTGGCAACGACAGGGAGTCTGCCAGAAAGGCCCGGCAGGCCTCATTGGCCTCACCGTCCACCGGAGGCGCCGTCAGGCGAATCTTAAGGGCATCCTCGTAAAGGCCGGCCACCTGGTTTCTGGCCGCCCTCGGCTGAACCCTGACCTTAAGCAGTACCCCGTCCTTTTCTTCTTTAAGAAATAACATTTAACTCTCCCTGCCCATCCGTGCGGATAATGACCGGGCAACTTCAACCGACCGGCCAGATCGCTTGCCAATAATCAGCCTTCCAGCCGCTTCCACCTCCTTCCTGAGCAGGGTCGTTTCGGCAAGCAAATCCCCGGCGGGCATGCCCCTGACTGAACAAAACCAATTCCTTTGATAAACCACTTCCAGCAAAAAATCACCCCCGTCATTTCATCGCCAGGATACGTTAGCCGCGAACCCGGCTCACCCGGCTGCATGATCTGATAAACACAGGGAAATAAAGTTGTGAAGAATTCTGGCAGTCACTCCCCAGATGAAATAATCGCCGTACTCGTAAAAGTAAACGGTAAAAGTCCACCTTGCCTGCCAGCCCTCTTTATAATATAAAGACGGCACCCTGTGATACGGAAAATCCCGGGCATAGCGCGTCGCAACTTCAACCTTGCTGGTAAACGGAGGATTCCTGAAAAAATGCTCAAGCGGAGCCAGAAAAATTTTTTCTACTTCTTCCGGATTCGGATTAACGCCTTTATACTCTTCAATCAATCCGACATAAGGGTAAATCAATGTGCCGGGCGGGGTAACCAGGTAATCCAGGGGGCCCAATAACACAACCTGCTCCCTGCTTATTCCCAGTTCCTCTACGGCCTCACGGATGGCGGTGTCCTGGGGGCTGGCAAGCTCGCCCTGCTCCACCCTGCCCCCCGGAAAACATATCTCGCCCGGCTGTCTTTGCAGATGGTTGGATCTGACCTCAAAAAGAAGATGAAGCTTTCCGGCGGTTTCAACAAGGGGCACCAGCACGGCTGAAACAAAATACTCTTCTTCATCCTGAACCCTCGGCTGCCGCCCTGCAAGCCTTCTCAAAATTTTCACAAAAAGCAGCTCCTTTAAGCATCTTCGTCTTCCCGCCCCGGGGAAAAGCCCTGCTCCTCGCTGTCCAAAAGCTTTATCTGCGCCTCCAGAAAAGAACGCAACCGCATTCTGAACACCTGCGCCTCTTTTTCATAACGGTGGCATTCTTCCATTGCCTGCTTAAGCTTTTTTTCCGCTCCGGCTAAAATTTCAGAAGCCTTTTGCTCTGCATCCCGGATTAGCGCCTCGGCTTCCTGCTCCGCCTCCCGGGTCAGCCGCTCCGCCTCAATTCTGGCCCTGTCCAGCATCAGACTGGTTTCTTTTTCCGTATTCTGCCGCAGATCATCAGCATTTTTCTGGGCCATGACCATGGTATTTTTAAGCACTTCCTCTATTTCGCGGTAACGGGCCAGGTTCCGGTCGGCCTGGGCCAGTTTCTCCTTCAGCTCCTGGTTTTCCCGGTATAGATTTTCATAGTCCTGGATAACCTGGTCCAGAAAGGAATCTACCTCTTCTTCGCTATATCCCCGGAAGGCCCGGCGAAATTCCTTCTTTTGAATATCCAGCGGCGTCAGCAATTTTTTCACCTCGGACTAAAGTTTCAATGACTAAAGTTTCAACATCTTTACAATAAAAAGTCTTTCGCCACAGTTTAAAGATGCCTTTTTCAAAGCAGGCCGAAAATTATGCAGAAACGGCTAGCGCGCATAAACGACAAAACCCGCTTGAACGGGCTGCCCTAAACCGGTATCTATAGAAAGTGCCTCAAAAAGCTGATGAGTACCTGCCTTATTAAATGCAAAACAAAAAAAGCTACAATAGGGGAAAAATCAACAGGCCCGACGGGCGGAACAATTCTTCTGAAAAGGCTTAAAAACGGCTCCGTAACCTCGTAAATAAACCTGATTACCGGCTGATACGGATTGTGCCTTACCCACGACAGAAGGATCC
The window above is part of the Pelotomaculum thermopropionicum SI genome. Proteins encoded here:
- a CDS encoding predicted integral membrane protein yields the protein MNIIITSLDVAFQVYTWLLIVRILLSWVRHNPYQPVIRFIYEVTEPFLSLFRRIVPPVGPVDFSPIVAFFVLHLIRQVLISFLRHFL
- a CDS encoding uncharacterized conserved protein — protein: MLFLKEEKDGVLLKVRVQPRAARNQVAGLYEDALKIRLTAPPVDGEANEACRAFLADSLSLPPSKVEIVSGHASRTKVVKIAGVGAEKVRRAFGL
- the DivIVA gene encoding cell division initiation protein, producing the protein MLTPLDIQKKEFRRAFRGYSEEEVDSFLDQVIQDYENLYRENQELKEKLAQADRNLARYREIEEVLKNTMVMAQKNADDLRQNTEKETSLMLDRARIEAERLTREAEQEAEALIRDAEQKASEILAGAEKKLKQAMEECHRYEKEAQVFRMRLRSFLEAQIKLLDSEEQGFSPGREDEDA
- a CDS encoding hypothetical protein (containing ADP-ribose pyrophosphatase region (COG1051)) encodes the protein MKILRRLAGRQPRVQDEEEYFVSAVLVPLVETAGKLHLLFEVRSNHLQRQPGEICFPGGRVEQGELASPQDTAIREAVEELGISREQVVLLGPLDYLVTPPGTLIYPYVGLIEEYKGVNPNPEEVEKIFLAPLEHFFRNPPFTSKVEVATRYARDFPYHRVPSLYYKEGWQARWTFTVYFYEYGDYFIWGVTARILHNFISLCLSDHAAG